In Bacillus sp. DX3.1, the following proteins share a genomic window:
- a CDS encoding YpjP family protein yields the protein MPNWFKKTLVTLITVFTFGLVTPPSILLDNAKADKPTRQQNLEQTSYTYEDKNEELTANDFLTYAMQEAERQSMRKFGSKIGPVIEDEFKDIILPKIEEAIEELATDVPEGSLQSLAISQRPAGGNNEKIFHVYDTKTGSDLLRFHVRRDHPPQDGYYFNFHYHRYDDGFTGHHELGNIYWNTNTPPQWLS from the coding sequence ATGCCAAATTGGTTTAAAAAGACGTTAGTCACATTAATTACTGTATTTACGTTTGGCTTAGTGACGCCTCCTTCTATTTTGCTTGATAATGCAAAAGCGGACAAGCCTACAAGACAGCAAAATCTAGAGCAGACGTCATATACGTATGAAGACAAAAACGAAGAGCTAACAGCGAATGATTTTCTCACCTATGCAATGCAGGAAGCTGAGAGACAATCGATGCGGAAATTTGGATCTAAAATTGGACCTGTAATTGAAGATGAATTTAAAGATATTATTTTACCTAAAATAGAAGAGGCAATTGAAGAACTTGCAACTGATGTACCAGAAGGTTCTTTACAATCATTAGCAATTTCACAAAGGCCAGCAGGTGGTAACAACGAAAAAATTTTTCACGTGTATGATACAAAAACAGGAAGCGACTTACTTCGTTTCCATGTAAGGCGGGATCACCCACCGCAAGATGGATATTATTTTAATTTCCATTATCATCGTTACGATGATGGATTTACAGGACATCATGAACTAGGAAATATTTATTGGAATACAAATACACCACCGCAATGGTTGTCTTAA
- a CDS encoding HAD-IIIA family hydrolase, which yields MQNIEAIFIDRDGTIGGDATVHYPGEFELFSYTKGALDALKEQSIKLFSFTNQPGIADGKASAEDFRQELQAFGFDDIYLCPHRHGDGCQCRKPSTGMLLQAAEKYNLDLTKCIVIGDRWTDIVAGANVKATTILVQTGAGHDALHTYRDKWAHIEPNYIAENFQDAVTWILRQEKAML from the coding sequence ATACAAAACATAGAAGCTATTTTTATTGACCGTGATGGAACAATTGGAGGAGACGCAACTGTGCATTATCCAGGAGAGTTCGAGCTGTTCTCTTATACAAAAGGCGCGTTAGATGCATTAAAAGAGCAAAGCATAAAACTCTTCTCCTTTACAAATCAACCAGGTATTGCCGATGGAAAAGCAAGCGCAGAAGATTTTAGACAAGAGTTACAAGCATTTGGTTTTGATGATATATATCTTTGCCCACATCGACATGGAGATGGCTGTCAGTGCCGTAAACCAAGTACTGGTATGCTTCTGCAAGCAGCAGAAAAATATAATCTAGACTTAACAAAATGTATCGTTATCGGTGATCGTTGGACTGATATTGTCGCTGGTGCCAATGTTAAAGCGACAACAATATTAGTTCAAACTGGCGCTGGTCATGACGCATTACATACATATCGCGACAAGTGGGCACATATTGAACCAAATTATATCGCAGAGAACTTTCAAGATGCTGTTACTTGGATACTGAGACAAGAAAAAGCAATGCTATAA
- a CDS encoding ABC transporter ATP-binding protein, with protein MLEVNICSAGYEAGQTTIQNIAFSVEKGELVALIGANGAGKSTTIKSILGLLSHMDGTVSFGDKENPYVYVPENPTYYDYLTLWEHIELLMAARGCEVGSWEEQAKELLRTFRMENHIHEYLSKFSKGMKQKSMLILAFLTKSDFYIIDEPFIGLDPVATREFLTFLYKEKERGAGILLCTHVLDTAERICERFLLISEGTLLANGDLQTIQSLANMPESSLLDYFDAIVRREQDDKKAIL; from the coding sequence GTGCTAGAAGTAAATATTTGCTCGGCAGGCTATGAAGCTGGTCAAACAACGATACAAAACATAGCATTTTCGGTTGAGAAAGGCGAGCTCGTTGCTCTTATAGGTGCGAATGGAGCAGGAAAGAGTACCACTATAAAATCCATATTAGGTCTGCTTTCTCATATGGATGGGACCGTTTCTTTCGGTGATAAAGAAAACCCGTATGTCTATGTACCGGAAAATCCAACGTATTATGATTATTTAACGTTATGGGAGCATATTGAATTATTAATGGCTGCACGTGGATGCGAGGTAGGAAGCTGGGAGGAGCAGGCGAAAGAGTTATTACGTACGTTCCGAATGGAGAATCATATACATGAATACTTATCGAAGTTTTCAAAAGGAATGAAACAGAAGTCGATGCTGATTTTGGCTTTTTTAACAAAATCAGATTTTTATATTATTGATGAGCCATTTATCGGATTAGATCCAGTTGCAACGCGAGAATTTTTAACTTTCCTATATAAAGAGAAAGAACGAGGGGCTGGCATTTTACTTTGTACACACGTGTTAGATACAGCGGAAAGAATATGTGAGCGTTTTTTACTCATTTCAGAAGGTACACTATTAGCGAACGGCGATTTACAAACCATTCAATCACTAGCAAATATGCCAGAAAGTTCACTATTAGATTACTTTGATGCGATTGTAAGGCGGGAACAAGATGATAAAAAAGCAATTTTATAA
- a CDS encoding GNAT family N-acetyltransferase, with amino-acid sequence MTPHIRTATEKDIEALCSLTKELKGSNISQADMQNRLQFVAMSPFDFLYVYEEDSSIFGLLGFRIRENLEDVTRYGEISIISVDSTARRKGIGQILMDYAEQLAKEQNCIGTWLVSGTHRKEAHPFYQKLGYEVNGYRFVKYF; translated from the coding sequence ATGACACCGCACATTCGAACAGCAACCGAAAAGGATATAGAAGCACTATGTTCCCTTACAAAAGAGCTAAAAGGCTCAAACATTTCACAAGCTGATATGCAAAACCGTTTGCAGTTTGTCGCAATGAGCCCTTTTGATTTCCTCTATGTATATGAAGAAGATTCTTCTATATTTGGATTACTTGGATTCCGAATACGTGAAAATCTCGAAGATGTGACGCGGTATGGAGAGATTTCTATTATTAGCGTTGATTCTACAGCTCGCCGAAAAGGAATTGGACAAATTTTAATGGACTATGCAGAACAATTAGCAAAAGAACAGAACTGTATTGGGACATGGCTTGTTAGTGGTACACACCGCAAAGAAGCTCATCCCTTCTATCAAAAATTAGGCTATGAAGTAAACGGATATCGATTTGTAAAATACTTTTAA
- a CDS encoding ABC transporter permease: MIKKQFYKRLFYEFHMKWKSIRSVTDWTVALYIIIPALVFSGIYYRSLWTKELSVEETIYFSLGLLVFYFVTFSRGTRSFFEQADSLFLIQHPSHMKKLMRYGTMYTFVRISITNVIVTMAMLPVFLKNMDASILQVLLFWLFFTVFRCMVSLLVRYVDVRIGKRWVLWIVKNMLFLIGLICFGSGMFFVFKNPICSIPFIVIFILISVALIKKKMNYQRFFFKEVEKEKAESMRWTMDIMQFGGHVIKPSNTTSKPWVFPRSKRILGRKSDSRIVESFLKEYFRTGNSLGFYIRIVLISALAITRTPWWITSIILVFSLFAIARYSRDRWSEFTKKMFLQLYCNEGRLVWLRWKSSQYLFLPALFIYGTVILAQFYLLPAIIIGIILVILVGWIVFIP, from the coding sequence ATGATAAAAAAGCAATTTTATAAACGTCTATTTTACGAATTTCATATGAAATGGAAATCGATTCGTTCTGTTACGGATTGGACAGTAGCTTTATATATCATCATACCAGCGCTTGTATTTAGCGGCATTTATTACCGCTCGTTATGGACGAAAGAGCTATCCGTAGAAGAAACAATCTACTTTTCACTTGGTTTACTCGTTTTTTATTTTGTTACATTCTCAAGAGGAACGCGTTCATTCTTTGAGCAAGCAGATAGTTTGTTTTTAATTCAGCATCCTTCTCATATGAAAAAACTGATGAGGTATGGGACAATGTATACATTTGTTCGCATTAGCATAACAAATGTAATTGTGACAATGGCTATGCTACCTGTTTTTCTAAAAAACATGGATGCATCTATACTTCAAGTATTGTTATTTTGGCTATTTTTCACTGTTTTTCGATGTATGGTATCCCTATTGGTACGATATGTCGATGTGCGAATAGGAAAGCGTTGGGTGTTATGGATTGTAAAGAATATGCTATTTTTAATTGGTTTAATTTGTTTTGGAAGTGGTATGTTTTTCGTTTTCAAAAATCCAATTTGTTCAATACCATTTATCGTTATATTTATTTTAATTAGTGTAGCATTGATAAAGAAAAAAATGAATTATCAGCGTTTCTTTTTTAAAGAAGTTGAAAAGGAAAAGGCAGAGAGTATGCGTTGGACGATGGATATCATGCAGTTTGGTGGACATGTAATAAAACCAAGTAATACTACTTCAAAGCCATGGGTTTTCCCGCGCTCAAAACGGATTTTAGGACGTAAATCCGATTCGCGCATTGTAGAATCCTTTTTAAAAGAATATTTTCGTACGGGAAATTCTTTGGGTTTTTATATTCGAATTGTGCTTATAAGTGCATTGGCTATTACACGGACACCATGGTGGATAACTTCCATTATTCTCGTATTTTCCTTGTTTGCAATTGCTCGTTATTCACGTGATCGTTGGAGTGAATTTACGAAAAAAATGTTTCTTCAATTGTATTGTAATGAAGGCAGGTTGGTGTGGTTAAGATGGAAATCTAGTCAGTATTTATTTCTTCCAGCCCTTTTCATTTATGGAACGGTTATACTTGCACAGTTTTATTTACTTCCGGCAATAATCATTGGGATCATATTGGTGATTCTAGTAGGATGGATTGTATTTATACCCTAA